One genomic window of Bartonella sp. JB63 includes the following:
- a CDS encoding response regulator, translated as MLKKVMIVEDNELNMKLFRDLIEACGYETVETRNGLIALDLARSSKPSLILMDIQLPEVSGIDIIKQLKENEELKSIPIVAVTAFAMKGDEERIRASGCEEYMSKPISIPHFITVVKSFLE; from the coding sequence ATGTTAAAGAAAGTCATGATCGTGGAAGATAACGAACTTAATATGAAATTATTTCGTGATCTTATAGAAGCGTGTGGTTATGAAACAGTTGAAACACGTAATGGCCTTATTGCATTAGATTTAGCCCGTTCATCAAAACCTTCTCTTATTCTTATGGATATTCAATTACCTGAAGTATCAGGAATTGATATTATTAAACAATTGAAAGAAAATGAAGAACTCAAATCTATCCCCATTGTTGCTGTAACAGCTTTTGCTATGAAAGGAGATGAAGAGAGAATTCGTGCGAGTGGATGTGAAGAATACATGTCAAAGCCTATTTCTATTCCTCATTTTATTACAGTGGTAAAGTCATTTTTAGAGTAA
- the rpsI gene encoding 30S ribosomal protein S9 — MAEINSLSELGAATGTTEVNQNIGPVHVQKLDSQGRAYATGKRKDAVARVWIKPGSGKITINNKEFDKYFARPVLRMILRQPIVATKRDTQFDIVATVAGGGLSGQAGAVRHGLSKALTYYEPALRTILKKGGFLTRDSRVVERKKYGKAKARRSFQFSKR, encoded by the coding sequence ATGGCTGAAATTAATTCTCTCTCTGAACTTGGCGCTGCAACAGGTACTACAGAAGTTAATCAAAATATTGGTCCGGTTCATGTACAAAAACTTGACTCACAAGGACGTGCTTACGCAACAGGAAAACGTAAAGATGCTGTTGCTCGTGTGTGGATTAAACCAGGATCTGGAAAAATTACTATTAACAATAAAGAATTTGACAAATATTTTGCTCGTCCTGTTCTTAGAATGATTCTTCGTCAACCGATTGTTGCCACAAAAAGAGATACTCAATTTGATATTGTAGCAACCGTTGCTGGCGGTGGTCTCTCAGGTCAAGCAGGTGCAGTAAGACATGGACTTTCAAAAGCTTTAACTTATTACGAACCAGCGCTCCGTACTATTTTGAAAAAAGGAGGGTTTCTTACACGTGATAGCCGTGTTGTTGAACGTAAAAAATACGGTAAAGCGAAAGCGCGCCGCTCTTTCCAATTCTCAAAACGTTAA
- the rplM gene encoding 50S ribosomal protein L13 translates to MATFSQKPAEVVKKWVIINAENLVLGRLAALVANRLRGKHKATFTPHVDDGDNVIVINADKVVLTGKKYTDKKYYWHTGYIGGIKERTARQILEGRFPERVIEKAVERMIPRGPLGRRQMKNLRVYAGSEHPHAAQQPEILDVGALNCKNKRIA, encoded by the coding sequence ATGGCAACTTTTTCACAAAAGCCAGCTGAAGTGGTGAAAAAATGGGTCATTATTAATGCAGAAAACCTTGTTTTAGGTCGTCTTGCTGCACTCGTAGCTAACCGCTTACGTGGAAAACATAAAGCTACTTTTACTCCACATGTCGATGATGGTGATAATGTTATTGTTATCAACGCAGATAAAGTAGTTCTCACTGGAAAAAAATATACCGACAAAAAATATTATTGGCATACTGGTTATATTGGTGGAATCAAAGAACGTACAGCTCGCCAAATTCTTGAAGGGCGCTTTCCTGAACGAGTTATCGAAAAAGCTGTAGAGCGTATGATCCCTCGCGGTCCTCTTGGTCGTCGCCAAATGAAAAATTTGCGTGTTTACGCTGGTAGTGAACATCCACATGCAGCACAACAGCCTGAAATTCTTGATGTAGGTGCTTTAAATTGCAAAAATAAAAGGATTGCTTGA
- the recJ gene encoding single-stranded-DNA-specific exonuclease RecJ yields MQRSRYLLNIQSSACGQVWVDALDVERVNNARAISQKFGLPDQLARVLAVRGVDESEAITFINPTLRTLMPNPKDFIDMHCAAERLVKAIINREKIAVFGDYDVDGACSAALLARFLHCFGIIVKIYIPDRVIEGYGPNEQAMKGLVQEGASLIITVDCGANSPAAIKAARCAGADVIVLDHHQMENVHEEAVALVNPNRPDDFSEQGHLCAAGVVFITLMWVNRLLREKKWGGALPDLLSMLDLVALATICDVVPLQGVNRAFVVKGLQVARFMHNPGIAALAKVAHIGEPLNSFHFGFLLGPRINAGGRIGNQALGTYLLSCNDRDEADRIAQQLDQLNKERQEMEMIQLAQAEVYIDSIYQGEAIPSSFVIAHKEWHPGIVGILAARLKERFFCPVLAIALKENGIGIGSGRSITGIDLGALVHEAVALNLLEKGGGHSMAAGFTIQSRKIEIFRKWLEEKVSLMVSQLRAEKSLSIDGFLSASGANKDLFDMIEKAGPFGSGNAKPVFVFPSHRLVNVYEVGKGNLRLVISDIEGKKLQGIAFGAVGTSLGKFLSENIGKTIHLAGNLSLNYWRESVNPQLRVIDAATVI; encoded by the coding sequence ATGCAACGATCTCGTTATTTACTTAATATTCAATCCTCGGCTTGCGGTCAGGTTTGGGTTGATGCTCTTGATGTGGAGAGGGTTAATAATGCTCGTGCTATTTCTCAAAAATTTGGTTTACCGGACCAACTTGCTCGAGTTCTTGCAGTAAGAGGTGTCGATGAATCCGAAGCTATTACTTTTATTAATCCAACGTTACGTACTTTAATGCCTAATCCAAAAGATTTTATAGATATGCACTGTGCAGCGGAGCGTTTGGTTAAAGCTATTATAAACCGAGAAAAGATTGCTGTTTTTGGAGATTATGATGTTGATGGTGCTTGTTCAGCAGCGCTTTTAGCACGTTTTTTACATTGTTTTGGCATAATAGTAAAAATTTATATTCCTGATCGTGTTATTGAGGGTTATGGTCCAAATGAACAAGCAATGAAAGGATTGGTACAAGAAGGGGCGAGTTTAATTATTACCGTTGATTGTGGTGCGAATAGTCCAGCCGCAATAAAAGCAGCTAGGTGTGCGGGTGCTGATGTTATTGTTTTAGATCATCATCAAATGGAGAATGTTCACGAAGAAGCTGTTGCCCTTGTTAATCCTAATCGTCCTGATGATTTTTCTGAGCAGGGACATTTATGTGCTGCGGGTGTTGTATTTATTACATTGATGTGGGTTAATCGTTTATTGCGGGAGAAAAAATGGGGAGGAGCGCTTCCTGATCTTTTAAGTATGCTTGATCTTGTTGCATTGGCTACTATATGCGATGTAGTTCCATTACAAGGTGTTAATCGTGCTTTTGTAGTTAAAGGGCTTCAGGTAGCACGTTTTATGCATAATCCCGGAATAGCTGCTTTAGCAAAGGTTGCGCATATAGGAGAACCACTCAATAGTTTTCATTTCGGTTTTTTATTGGGACCTAGAATTAATGCGGGGGGACGTATTGGAAATCAGGCCTTAGGTACATATTTGCTCAGCTGTAATGATAGAGATGAAGCAGATAGAATAGCACAACAACTGGACCAGCTTAATAAAGAACGTCAAGAAATGGAAATGATTCAATTAGCTCAAGCAGAAGTTTATATTGATTCTATTTATCAAGGTGAAGCAATACCGTCATCATTTGTGATTGCTCATAAAGAATGGCATCCAGGTATCGTTGGTATTCTTGCTGCCCGTTTAAAAGAACGTTTTTTTTGTCCTGTTTTAGCAATAGCTTTGAAAGAAAACGGAATTGGTATTGGATCGGGTCGTTCAATTACTGGTATAGATTTGGGAGCGCTTGTGCATGAAGCAGTTGCATTAAACTTATTAGAAAAGGGTGGGGGACATAGTATGGCGGCAGGGTTTACAATTCAGTCGAGAAAAATCGAAATTTTTCGTAAATGGTTAGAAGAGAAAGTATCTTTAATGGTTTCACAATTACGTGCTGAAAAATCTCTTAGTATAGATGGTTTTCTTTCTGCTTCTGGTGCGAATAAAGATCTTTTTGATATGATTGAAAAAGCAGGTCCTTTTGGCTCAGGGAATGCTAAACCTGTTTTTGTTTTTCCTTCTCATCGCTTAGTTAATGTATACGAGGTTGGAAAAGGCAATTTGCGCCTTGTTATTTCTGATATTGAAGGCAAAAAATTGCAAGGAATCGCTTTTGGTGCGGTAGGAACATCGCTTGGTAAGTTTCTTTCTGAAAATATTGGTAAGACAATCCATTTAGCTGGTAATTTAAGTTTGAATTATTGGAGGGAAAGCGTAAATCCACAATTACGTGTTATCGATGCAGCCACAGTAATTTGA
- the parE gene encoding DNA topoisomerase IV subunit B, whose amino-acid sequence MSNNDKDLFSILNNAQSRIEAKEKNKKISVNPQEVPRAISVSASKNNTEEGEYNALSIRVLEGLEPVRLRPGMYIGGTDSKALHHLFSEIIDNAMDEAVAGYADLIDVSLNEKGYLTVTDNGRGIPVENHPQMPDKSTLEVIMTQLHSGAKFDGKAYQTSGGLHGVGISVVNALSDDMEVEVARERKLYRQRFSRGIPQSGLENLGDVYNRRGTRVRFHPDSKIFGEKVTFEPEKIYNIARSKAYLFGGVKIRWNCDPIMLEGIKNIPEKAVFHFPDGLKDYLLSSLKNEYRVTSEIFFGKTKQNGGHGSVEWAIAWYGGNACVQSYCNTIPTVEGGTHEAGLRQALLRGLKAYAELIGNKRSSIITSDDVMISAIAILSVFIREPEFVGQTKDRLATIEAQRIVENAIRDPFDHWLANSPQEAKKLLDWVIERAEERVKRRQDREINRKTAVRKLRLPGKLADCSQNSAAGAELFIVEGDSAGGSAKQARNRVNQAILPLRGKILNVASAAREKMSSSQTIRDLILALGCGTRSKYCEDDLRYERIIIMTDADVDGAHIASLLITFFFQEMPDLIHQGHLYLAVPPLYRISQGGKVAYARDDIHKDELLKTQFTGKTKIEIGRFKGLGEMRAEQLKETTMHPQKRTLLRIAIDSIDMQETKNIVESLMGTKPEARFRFIQENSTFADNLDI is encoded by the coding sequence ATGAGCAATAATGATAAAGATCTTTTTAGTATTTTAAATAATGCTCAGTCTCGCATAGAAGCAAAAGAAAAAAATAAGAAAATTTCAGTAAATCCGCAAGAAGTACCTCGAGCAATTTCTGTATCTGCTTCCAAAAATAATACAGAAGAAGGTGAATATAACGCTTTATCTATTCGAGTACTCGAAGGTTTAGAGCCTGTACGTTTACGCCCTGGGATGTATATTGGTGGAACGGACAGTAAAGCACTTCATCATTTATTTTCTGAAATCATCGATAATGCAATGGATGAAGCTGTTGCTGGTTATGCAGATTTAATTGATGTGTCATTGAATGAGAAAGGTTATTTAACAGTTACGGATAATGGACGTGGAATCCCTGTTGAAAATCATCCTCAAATGCCAGATAAATCTACTCTTGAAGTCATAATGACACAACTTCATTCAGGTGCAAAATTTGATGGAAAAGCTTATCAAACCTCTGGTGGATTACATGGAGTAGGTATTTCTGTTGTTAATGCTCTTTCTGATGATATGGAAGTTGAAGTAGCGCGAGAGCGCAAACTTTATCGCCAACGTTTTTCACGCGGTATTCCTCAATCTGGTTTAGAAAATCTAGGTGATGTTTATAACCGTCGCGGTACGCGCGTTCGCTTTCATCCCGACAGTAAAATTTTTGGAGAAAAAGTAACCTTTGAACCAGAGAAAATCTATAATATAGCACGCTCTAAAGCCTATCTTTTTGGTGGAGTAAAAATTCGCTGGAATTGTGATCCTATAATGCTTGAAGGTATAAAAAATATTCCTGAAAAAGCTGTATTTCACTTTCCAGATGGATTAAAAGACTATTTGTTATCCTCATTGAAAAATGAATATCGTGTAACATCTGAAATTTTTTTTGGTAAAACAAAACAAAATGGTGGTCATGGTTCAGTTGAATGGGCTATTGCTTGGTACGGTGGCAATGCTTGCGTACAATCTTATTGTAATACTATTCCAACTGTAGAGGGTGGAACACACGAAGCAGGATTACGACAAGCTCTCTTACGCGGTTTAAAAGCTTATGCAGAATTAATAGGTAATAAACGTTCTAGCATCATTACTTCTGATGATGTTATGATCTCAGCGATTGCAATTCTTTCAGTTTTCATTAGAGAACCCGAATTTGTTGGGCAAACTAAAGATCGATTAGCTACAATTGAAGCACAACGTATTGTTGAAAATGCAATACGCGACCCTTTTGACCATTGGCTTGCTAATTCTCCACAAGAAGCAAAAAAACTTCTTGATTGGGTTATTGAACGAGCTGAAGAACGCGTGAAACGACGCCAAGATAGAGAAATAAATCGAAAAACTGCTGTACGTAAATTACGACTACCTGGAAAATTAGCAGATTGCAGTCAAAATTCTGCTGCCGGAGCTGAATTATTCATTGTTGAAGGTGATTCTGCTGGTGGTTCTGCTAAACAAGCTCGAAATAGAGTTAATCAAGCAATTTTACCTCTTCGTGGAAAAATATTAAATGTAGCTAGTGCAGCACGTGAAAAAATGAGCTCAAGCCAAACAATCAGAGATCTTATCCTCGCACTAGGATGTGGAACACGTTCTAAATATTGTGAAGATGATCTAAGATATGAGCGTATCATTATTATGACAGATGCAGATGTTGACGGTGCTCATATTGCATCACTTTTGATTACCTTTTTCTTTCAAGAGATGCCTGATCTTATTCATCAAGGGCATTTATATCTCGCTGTGCCTCCTCTTTATAGAATATCACAAGGAGGAAAAGTCGCTTATGCGCGTGATGATATCCATAAAGATGAGTTACTAAAAACTCAATTTACTGGAAAGACCAAAATTGAAATTGGACGTTTTAAAGGCCTTGGAGAAATGCGCGCCGAGCAACTTAAAGAAACAACTATGCATCCTCAAAAACGCACACTTTTACGTATTGCTATCGATTCGATTGATATGCAAGAAACCAAAAATATAGTAGAAAGTTTAATGGGAACTAAGCCAGAAGCACGATTTCGATTCATACAAGAAAATTCTACTTTTGCAGATAATTTAGATATTTAA
- a CDS encoding TPM domain-containing protein, with translation MIPFRYFIQRNIILFFLAFTGFLYLIITLNNIVYSQISFPRLIGHVNDIAHLLDRATIENLTTKLSALEEKTGDQVVIVTVPTLSGIDIETYSNSLFRKWALGQKKMNNGILLVVAPNEREVRIEVGYGLEGTLTDAVSAVIINNFILPNFRNKNYQRGIIEAINAITKIIIENDSDFISRIKEKAKAIEIQRKQQKIEEMIANAVIFLIFFTVIGLPILAMIFGKKVGPQKYRWMGIVFTLWFINLSADGRRSDGIFRRHSNGGGFRGGGGSSGGGGASGRW, from the coding sequence ATGATACCATTTCGATATTTTATTCAACGTAATATTATTTTATTTTTTTTAGCTTTTACAGGCTTTCTATATTTAATTATTACGTTGAATAATATTGTCTATTCACAAATCTCATTCCCACGCTTAATTGGTCACGTTAATGATATAGCTCACTTACTTGATCGCGCAACAATAGAAAATCTGACTACAAAGCTGTCTGCTTTGGAAGAAAAAACAGGTGATCAAGTTGTTATTGTAACTGTCCCTACTCTTTCAGGAATTGATATTGAAACCTATAGTAATTCTCTTTTCCGAAAGTGGGCTCTAGGTCAGAAGAAGATGAATAACGGTATATTACTTGTAGTTGCACCAAATGAACGTGAAGTACGTATTGAAGTAGGCTATGGTTTAGAAGGAACATTAACGGATGCAGTTTCTGCAGTCATTATCAATAATTTCATTCTTCCTAATTTTCGTAACAAAAATTATCAACGAGGAATTATTGAAGCGATCAATGCAATTACCAAAATTATTATAGAAAATGATTCCGATTTTATTTCCCGAATCAAAGAAAAGGCTAAAGCCATTGAAATACAACGTAAACAACAAAAAATAGAAGAAATGATAGCAAATGCAGTTATATTTTTAATATTCTTTACAGTGATTGGTTTACCTATTCTAGCAATGATTTTTGGCAAAAAAGTAGGTCCACAAAAATATCGTTGGATGGGAATCGTTTTTACTCTTTGGTTTATCAATTTAAGTGCTGATGGTAGACGCTCTGATGGTATCTTCAGAAGGCATTCAAATGGTGGTGGTTTTAGAGGTGGAGGAGGCTCATCAGGTGGTGGTGGTGCATCAGGAAGATGGTAA
- a CDS encoding LemA family protein — MLDVLTTLQTVAIYPILKRFFIIIFLVFLSGCGFNTIPTNEEKVHAAWSEVLNQYQRRADLVPNLVETVKGYASHEKTVLADVIDARAKATQTTINTDMLNNPDVMQRYLSNQANLSSALSRLMAIVENYPNLKANQNFLALQSQLEGTENRISVVRRDYIEAVRVYNTALKTMPTMIWAKLWFRDAKSMQTFTIDSNSQQTPQVNFN; from the coding sequence ATGTTAGACGTATTAACCACACTACAAACTGTAGCTATCTATCCTATATTAAAGCGATTTTTTATTATCATTTTTTTAGTGTTTTTAAGTGGATGTGGATTTAACACAATACCAACGAATGAAGAAAAGGTGCATGCAGCATGGAGTGAAGTTCTAAATCAATATCAACGTCGTGCAGATCTTGTTCCCAATCTTGTAGAAACTGTTAAAGGTTATGCATCACACGAGAAAACTGTACTTGCTGATGTTATCGACGCACGTGCAAAAGCAACGCAAACAACCATCAATACTGATATGTTAAATAATCCAGATGTTATGCAACGATATCTCAGCAATCAAGCAAATTTATCAAGTGCACTTTCACGCCTTATGGCTATTGTTGAAAATTATCCTAATCTTAAAGCAAATCAGAATTTTTTAGCTCTCCAATCACAATTAGAGGGAACTGAAAATCGTATTTCTGTTGTTCGCCGTGACTATATTGAAGCAGTACGGGTATATAACACTGCACTCAAAACAATGCCAACAATGATTTGGGCGAAGTTATGGTTTCGCGATGCAAAATCTATGCAAACATTTACTATTGATAGTAATTCTCAACAAACACCGCAGGTTAATTTTAATTAA
- a CDS encoding NADH-quinone oxidoreductase subunit A, which translates to MTDLLNSYLPILIFITVSAIIAAVLLIIPYIVAYRAPDPEKLSAYECGFNSFDDARMKFDVRFYLVSILFIIFDLEVAFLFPWAVSFASIGIFGFWSMIMFLTILTIGFIYEWKKGALEWN; encoded by the coding sequence ATGACTGATTTATTGAACTCTTATTTACCGATATTAATTTTTATTACTGTTTCGGCAATTATTGCTGCTGTTCTTTTAATCATACCTTATATTGTCGCTTATCGTGCACCTGATCCTGAAAAGTTATCAGCTTATGAATGTGGATTTAACTCTTTTGATGATGCTCGAATGAAGTTTGATGTTCGATTTTATCTAGTTTCTATTTTATTTATTATTTTTGATCTTGAGGTTGCTTTTCTTTTTCCTTGGGCTGTTTCATTTGCCTCAATAGGTATATTTGGTTTTTGGTCAATGATTATGTTTTTAACGATCTTGACGATTGGATTTATATATGAATGGAAGAAGGGAGCTCTTGAATGGAATTAG
- a CDS encoding NuoB/complex I 20 kDa subunit family protein has protein sequence MELGFNNSTVVAPKPKRIIDPNTGELVGSNDKFFSDINTELGDKGFLVTSADALITWARTGSLMWMSFGLACCAVEMMQCSMPHYDNERFGYAPRASPRQSDVMVVAGTLTNKMAPALRKVYDQMPEPRYVISMGSCANGGGYYHYSYSVVRGCDRIVPVDIYVPGCPPTAEALLYGILLLQKKIRRTGSIER, from the coding sequence ATGGAATTAGGGTTTAATAATTCAACCGTTGTTGCTCCGAAACCAAAAAGGATCATTGATCCAAATACAGGTGAGTTAGTAGGCTCTAATGATAAATTTTTCAGTGATATTAATACTGAATTAGGGGATAAAGGCTTTTTGGTAACTTCGGCAGATGCTTTAATAACTTGGGCACGTACCGGTTCATTGATGTGGATGAGTTTTGGTTTAGCCTGTTGTGCAGTCGAGATGATGCAATGCTCAATGCCTCATTATGATAACGAACGTTTTGGATATGCACCACGCGCTTCACCACGTCAATCTGATGTTATGGTAGTTGCCGGCACTCTAACAAATAAAATGGCGCCTGCTTTACGTAAAGTTTATGATCAAATGCCTGAACCGCGTTATGTGATTTCTATGGGGTCCTGTGCAAATGGTGGTGGGTATTATCATTATTCTTATTCGGTTGTGCGTGGATGTGATCGTATAGTCCCAGTGGATATTTATGTTCCAGGATGTCCTCCTACAGCAGAAGCGTTGTTGTATGGTATCTTGTTATTGCAGAAAAAAATCCGCCGTACTGGCTCTATAGAGCGATAG
- a CDS encoding NADH-quinone oxidoreductase subunit C — translation MSEVLIELSNYLKDKLGDKIEESVFAFGELTIISRLDAIIDVLMFVRDDSRCQFINITDISGVDYPSREKRFDVSYQLLSPRHNLRLRIKVRTDENTAVASACSVYPGAEWYEREAYDMYGILFSGHPDLRRILTDYGFEGHPLRKDFPVTGFVECRYDNEVKRVIYEPVILRQEMRSFDFLSPWEGNQYVLPYNESQETKNNIKN, via the coding sequence ATGAGTGAGGTATTAATTGAGCTTTCTAATTATTTGAAAGATAAATTAGGAGATAAGATAGAAGAAAGTGTCTTTGCGTTTGGGGAATTGACGATTATATCGCGCCTTGACGCAATTATTGATGTTTTAATGTTTGTTCGTGATGACTCTCGTTGTCAATTTATCAATATTACAGATATTAGTGGTGTAGATTATCCTTCTCGTGAAAAACGTTTTGATGTATCTTATCAGTTATTATCTCCGCGGCATAATTTGCGTTTACGTATTAAAGTTCGTACTGATGAAAATACTGCTGTTGCTTCTGCTTGCTCGGTTTATCCAGGAGCGGAATGGTATGAGCGTGAAGCCTACGATATGTATGGCATTTTATTTTCAGGACATCCAGATCTGCGACGCATTTTGACGGATTATGGGTTTGAAGGACATCCTTTGCGCAAAGATTTTCCTGTAACAGGATTTGTTGAGTGTCGTTATGATAATGAAGTCAAACGGGTCATTTATGAACCTGTTATTTTAAGGCAAGAAATGCGTAGCTTTGATTTTCTTTCACCTTGGGAAGGTAATCAATATGTTTTGCCATATAATGAAAGTCAGGAGACAAAAAATAATATTAAGAATTAA
- a CDS encoding NADH-quinone oxidoreductase subunit D, whose protein sequence is MAEVNVRNFNINFGPQHPAAHGVLRMVLELDGEVVERVDPHIGLLHRGTEKLMETKTYLQAGPYLDRLDYVAPMNQEHAFVLAIEKLLGVEVPKRGQLIRVLFSEIGRILNHLLNVTTQAMDIGALTPPLWGFEQREKLMIFYERACGARLHANYFRPGGVHRDLPESLIEDIGNFIDPFLIALDKLDALITPNRIFKQRNVDIGVVSINEAWARAFSGVMIRGAGVPWDLRKSQPYECYDEMEFDIPVGKNSDCYDRYLIRMEEMRQSTKIMRQCVNRLLDSERNGPVSSLDRKIVPPKRSEMKSSMEALIHHFKLYTEGFHTPPGEIYVAVEAPKGEFGVYLVSDGTNKPYRVKLRAPGFAHLQAMDFLTRGHMLADATAILGSIDIVFGEIDR, encoded by the coding sequence GTGGCTGAGGTCAATGTCCGAAATTTTAATATTAACTTTGGTCCACAGCATCCTGCTGCGCATGGTGTTTTGCGTATGGTTTTAGAGTTGGATGGTGAGGTTGTTGAGCGTGTGGATCCACATATTGGATTGCTACACCGTGGTACAGAAAAGTTAATGGAAACAAAAACTTATCTTCAGGCAGGCCCCTATCTTGATCGTTTAGATTATGTTGCTCCTATGAATCAGGAGCATGCTTTTGTACTTGCTATTGAAAAATTATTGGGAGTTGAGGTTCCCAAGCGAGGGCAATTGATTCGCGTTCTATTTTCTGAAATTGGGCGTATTCTCAATCATTTGCTTAACGTAACAACACAAGCGATGGATATTGGTGCTTTAACACCGCCACTTTGGGGTTTTGAACAACGTGAAAAATTGATGATTTTTTATGAACGTGCGTGTGGTGCACGTCTTCATGCAAATTATTTTCGTCCTGGTGGTGTGCATCGAGATTTGCCAGAATCTTTAATTGAAGATATTGGTAATTTTATTGACCCATTTCTTATTGCCCTTGATAAACTTGACGCACTTATAACACCTAATCGGATTTTTAAACAACGGAATGTAGATATTGGTGTGGTGAGTATTAATGAAGCTTGGGCTCGTGCTTTTTCTGGAGTAATGATACGTGGAGCTGGTGTTCCATGGGATTTACGCAAAAGTCAACCTTATGAATGTTATGATGAAATGGAGTTTGATATCCCTGTAGGTAAAAATAGTGATTGTTATGATCGTTACCTCATTCGTATGGAAGAAATGCGCCAGTCAACAAAAATCATGCGACAATGTGTAAACCGTTTGCTTGATTCTGAAAGGAATGGTCCAGTCTCAAGTTTAGATCGTAAAATTGTACCACCAAAACGCAGTGAAATGAAAAGTTCAATGGAAGCACTTATTCATCATTTTAAGCTTTATACGGAAGGTTTTCATACTCCTCCTGGAGAAATTTATGTTGCCGTAGAAGCTCCAAAAGGTGAATTTGGCGTTTATCTGGTTTCTGATGGAACAAATAAGCCTTATCGTGTTAAATTACGTGCTCCTGGTTTTGCTCATCTTCAAGCCATGGATTTTCTGACACGAGGTCATATGTTAGCAGATGCAACAGCTATCTTGGGTTCGATTGATATTGTTTTTGGGGAGATTGATCGTTAA
- the nuoE gene encoding NADH-quinone oxidoreductase subunit NuoE, with protein sequence MSVRRLADDIYQPAEFSFTKENQAWVRNTIKKYPIGREQSAVIPLLMRAQEQEGWVTRAAIEHIAELLSMAYIRVLEVATFYTQFQLKPVGTKAHIQVCGTTPCMLRGSEELIKVCQKKIHYKPFITNQDGTLSWEEVECLGACVNAPMVMIFKDTYEDLTAERLEEIIDAFEAGKGSDIAVGPQNNRKSSEPISGLTSLSDVDENKIIQVFKEKE encoded by the coding sequence ATGTCTGTACGCCGTCTTGCAGATGATATCTACCAACCAGCAGAGTTTTCTTTTACAAAAGAGAATCAGGCGTGGGTGCGAAATACCATAAAAAAATACCCTATAGGGCGTGAACAATCTGCTGTCATTCCCTTGTTAATGCGTGCTCAAGAGCAGGAAGGTTGGGTAACGCGTGCTGCGATTGAACATATCGCTGAGTTACTTTCTATGGCTTATATTCGTGTTTTAGAAGTTGCAACTTTTTATACTCAATTTCAACTTAAGCCAGTTGGGACAAAGGCACATATTCAAGTTTGTGGTACTACCCCTTGCATGCTACGTGGTTCTGAAGAATTGATCAAAGTTTGTCAGAAAAAAATTCATTATAAGCCTTTTATTACTAATCAAGATGGAACATTATCATGGGAAGAAGTAGAATGTCTTGGTGCTTGTGTTAATGCTCCAATGGTTATGATTTTTAAAGATACTTATGAGGATCTTACAGCTGAACGTCTTGAAGAAATTATTGATGCATTTGAGGCGGGTAAAGGTTCTGATATAGCTGTAGGACCACAAAATAATCGTAAATCATCAGAGCCTATCAGTGGCTTAACTTCTTTAAGTGATGTGGATGAAAATAAAATCATTCAAGTCTTCAAAGAAAAAGAGTAA